A window of the Henckelia pumila isolate YLH828 chromosome 3, ASM3356847v2, whole genome shotgun sequence genome harbors these coding sequences:
- the LOC140888314 gene encoding uncharacterized protein, with amino-acid sequence MTPPCGFMGVEKTVDVTTLTLEAFKTLSYEKYFTAEVRAQIKKEFMSLLQGDLTVSEFVRKFERGFHFVPVIWNDEAEKLQHFFACLNPTIHRDVMMAEPVDYAADVRKAMRSQQSLNDISAEVHGKKTFTHQGHQQQQGKKPFTGPQRQQGPFRPQGHHPQRPQGHQDQRPTPPKTGEKPLCPDCKRSHHGKCLAGAGVCFWCKKPGHIASGCPQHRMPTQGRVFVMQAEEADPDTTLIIAFTRKRGIECEELFGEFTVTIPSREEMSMRNIVKNLELLLQQQSVSADLIVFPMPEFDMILGMDWTSKNAVVIDFQQRSVMFRPEGEESFWFDTARGLRRTQIISFMQAKKLVHDGCEAFLSSVSLTEFPARPDILDVDVVRDFEDVFLGDVAVLFVKKKDGSLRLCIDYPGLNGVMLKVKKSDVFKTAFRTHFGHYEFLVMLFRMTNAPSVFMDLMNRVFQPYLDNFFIVFIDDILIYSKDREEHSQHLKTVLEVQAVKEWSIPRNSSEIHSFLGLANYYRKFIKGFSSIVVPLTALTKKNAKFIWKPECQKRFDVLNEALTTAPVLAMPFGEGDFVVYTDASKLGLGTVLMQQDRDEIQRFGLEFYAKGRAHRLSVLSVQTTLFDRIKVYQAVDEQLSKWRQRADKRGSDLYSVVDGIVRFSDRLWVPIVDYLRVTIMSEAHTSPYSIRLGSTKMYRDLQQLYWWPGMKSDIGRFVSECLTCQQVKAEHQKPARFLKPLPIPEWKWENIIMDFVVGLPRTVRGLNAIWVIVDRLTKSALFLPLRKNFSMTQYVELYILEHCLSLADRWTVREGDSDSRGSSEILCY; translated from the exons atgaCGCCGCCTTGTGGTTTTATGGGTGTGGAGAAGACTGTTGATGTTACCACCCTGACTTTGGAAGCGTTCAAGACTCTCTCCTATGAGAAGTACTTTACGGCTGAGGTGAGGGCGCAGATTAAGaaggagtttatgagtctcctgCAGGGAGATCTGACTGTATCCGAGtttgttcgaaaatttgagAGGGGCTTCCACTTCGTGCCAGTGATATGGAATGATGAGGCGGAGAAGTTGCAGCACTTTTTTGCATGTCTGAATCCTACCATTCATAGGGATGTGATGATGGCTGAGCCAGTGGATTATGCAGCTGATGTCAGGAAAGCTATGAGGTCCCAGCAATCCTTGAATGACATCAGTGCCGAGGTTCATGGCAAGAAGACCTTCACTCATCAGGGTCACCAGCAGCAGCAGGGAAAGAAGCCATTTACTGGACCACAGAGACAGCAGGGACCCTTTAGACCCCAGGGGCATCATCCTCAGAGACCTCAGGGGCACCAGGACCAGAGACCCACTCCTCCCAAGACTGGGGAGAAGCCCCTATGCCCGGATTGCAAGCGTTCCCATCATGGGAAGTGTTTGGCAGGCGCTGGAGTCTGTTTTTGGTGCAAGAAGCCAGGGCACATAGCTTCGGGATGTCCCCAGCACAGGATGCCGACTCAGGGGAGagtctttgtgatgcaggccgaggaggctgATCCTGATACAACGCTCATCATAG CTTTTACCCGCAAGCGGGGTATTGAGTGTGAAGAGCTATTTGGTGAATTCACAGTGACCATCCCATCAAGGGAGGAGATGTCCATGAGGAATATAGTGAAGAATCTTGAGCTCTTGTTGCAACAGCAATCAGTGAGTGCAGATCTGATAGTGTTTCCCATGCCTGAGTTTGACATGATACTTGGGATGGACTGGACGTCAAAGAATGCGGTGGTGATTGACTTTCAGCAGCGATCAGTGATGTTCAGACCGGAGGGAGAAGAATCATTTTGGTTTGATACTGCTAGGGGTTTGAGGAGGACTCAGATTATATCTTTCATGCAAGCTAAGAAGTTGGTGCATGATGGATGTGAGGCATTCTTATCCAGTGTATCTTTGACAGAGTTTCCAGCACGTCCAGATATTTTAGATGTGGACGTTGTCAGagattttgaggatgtgtttcTAGGCGATGTTGCAG TcctgtttgtgaaaaagaaggacgGAAGCCTAAGGTTGTGCATTGATTACCCGGGGCTGAATGGAGTGATg ttgaaggtgaagaAGTCAGATGTGTTCAAGACAGCATTTAGGACTCATTTtggccactacgagttccttgtgatgctgTTCAGAATGACAAACGCGCCCTCagtcttcatggatcttatgaaccgcgtgttccAACCGTACTTGGATAATTTTTTcatcgttttcattgatgacatccttATCTACTCGAAGGATAGAGAAGAGCATTCGCAGCATTTGAAGACAGTTCTTGAG gttcaagcagtgaaggagtggtctataccTAGAAACTCATCGGAGATTCATAGTTTTCTCGGTTTGGCCAATTACTAtaggaagtttatcaagggtttttcatCTATTGTGGTGCCCTTGACAgcattgaccaagaagaatgccaaGTTTATTTGGAAGCCGGAGTGTCAAAAGAGATTTGATGTGTTGAATgaagctcttacgacagcaCCGGTGTTAGCTATGCCATTTGGAGAGGGAGATTTTGTggtttacactgatgcttccaagttgggactCGGGACAGTGCTTATGCAGCAGGATAGG gatgagattcagagattcggACTAGAGTTCTATGCCAAGGGTAGAGCTCATAGATTGTCAGTCTTGTCAGTGCAGACTACGTTGTTTGACCGTATTAAAGTTTATCAAGCAGTTGATGAGCAGTTGAgtaagtggagacagagagctGACAAGAGAGGCAGTGATTTGTATTCAGTAGTAGATGGGATCGTGAGGTTCAGTGACCGACTTTGGGTGCCCATAGTTGATTatctgcgagttactatcatgtCAGAGGCGCATACATCACCGTACTCTATCCGCCTAGgcagtacgaagatgtatcgggacCTTCAGCAGTTGTACTGGTGGCCGGGCATGAAGAGCGATATCGGCCGATTTGTGTCAGAGTgtctgacatgccagcaggtcaaaGCAGAACATCAGAAACCTGCAAGATTTCTTAAGCCACTCCCTATTcccgagtggaaatgggagaatattatcATGGATTTCGTTGTTGGCTTGCCGAGGACAGTGAGAGGTTtgaatgctatttgggttattgtcgaccgtctcactaagtcggcgcTTTTTTTGCCATTAAGGAAAAATTTCTCTATGACTCAGTATGTGGAGTTGTATATCCTGGAG CACTGCCTTTCACTcgcagacagatggacagtccgagagggtgattcagattctaGAGGATCTTCTGAGATCCTGTGTTATTGA